The genomic stretch AGGCAGCGCTGGTGCAGAAATTTCTTATCGCCCCGCACGTGTTCTCATGCAAGATTTCACTGGCGTCCCTGCAATTGTTGATCTTGCTGCAATGCGCGATGCTATGGTAAAACTTGGAGGAAACGCTGAAAAAATCAACCCTCTCATTCCCGTTGACCTTATTATTGATCACTCAATTATCGTTGATAATTTTGGCAATTCAATGGCATTTAAGAAAAATGTTGAACGTGAATATGAACGCAATGGTGAACGCTATCGTTTTCTTAAATGGGGGCAGAAAGCGTTTAAAAATTTTCGTGTTGTTCCTCCAAGAACAGGGATTTGCCATCAGGTTAATCTAGAATATTTAGCGCAATGTGTGTGGATGAACGATAAAGATGATTGTCAGACGGTTTATCCTGACACGTGCGTGGGAACTGATTCGCATACAACCATGGTGAATGGTTTGGGTGTTTTAGGTTGGGGTGTTGGCGGCATTGAAGCAGAAGCTGCCATGTTGGGACAGCCAGTTTCAATGTTATTACCTGAAGTTATTGGTTTTCGTTTAACTGGAAAACTAAAAGAAGGTGTAACTGCTACTGATTTAGTTCTAAGGGTGACACAAATTTTACGCCAAAAAGGTGTTGTTGGTAAATTTGTTGAATTTTTTGGTCCTGGTTTAGAGTATATGACGCTTGCTGATCGGGCGACAATTGCGAATATGGCGCCTGAATATGGGGCAACTTGTGGTTTTTTCCCAATTGATAAAGAAACAATACGCTATCTTAATATGACAGGGCGCGATGAAAGTCGGATTGCTTTGGTAGAGGCTTATTCTAGAGCACAAGGGATGTGGCGTGATGAGACGGGATCTGATCCTGTTTTTAGTGATGTAATTGAATTAGATATGGGAAGCATTGTGCCTTCTATGGCTGGTCCCAAACGTCCTGAAGGGCGAGTTCCATTGGAAGATGTGAGTCAAGGTTTTGAGACGGCATTGGTTCAGGATTATAAGAAGACTACTGGGCAAAATGCTCGTTATAAGGTTGAGGGTGAGGAGTATGAACTCGGTCATGGGGATGTGGTGATTGCTGCGATTACTTCTTGTACGAATACATCAAATCCAAGTGTTCTTATTGCTGCTGGTCTTTTGGCACGTAATGCTGTGGCAAAAGGCCTCAAAACCAAGTCATGGGTTAAGACTTCTCTTGCGCCTGGCTCACAGGTAGTTGAAGCTTATCTTCTTAGTTCAGGTCTTCAGAAAGATTTGGATGCTTTAGGGTTTAACTTAGTTGGGTTTGGATGTACGACATGTATTGGGAATTCTGGTCCTTTGCTACCAGCGATTTCCAAAACGATAAACGATAATGGTTTAATTACTTCAGCA from Bartonella sp. WD16.2 encodes the following:
- the acnA gene encoding aconitate hydratase AcnA, with protein sequence MSQIDSFNCRKTLNVGGKEYVYYSLIEAEKNGLKGVSRLPFSMKVLLENLLRFEDGRTVKKENIVNIANWLNDKGSAGAEISYRPARVLMQDFTGVPAIVDLAAMRDAMVKLGGNAEKINPLIPVDLIIDHSIIVDNFGNSMAFKKNVEREYERNGERYRFLKWGQKAFKNFRVVPPRTGICHQVNLEYLAQCVWMNDKDDCQTVYPDTCVGTDSHTTMVNGLGVLGWGVGGIEAEAAMLGQPVSMLLPEVIGFRLTGKLKEGVTATDLVLRVTQILRQKGVVGKFVEFFGPGLEYMTLADRATIANMAPEYGATCGFFPIDKETIRYLNMTGRDESRIALVEAYSRAQGMWRDETGSDPVFSDVIELDMGSIVPSMAGPKRPEGRVPLEDVSQGFETALVQDYKKTTGQNARYKVEGEEYELGHGDVVIAAITSCTNTSNPSVLIAAGLLARNAVAKGLKTKSWVKTSLAPGSQVVEAYLLSSGLQKDLDALGFNLVGFGCTTCIGNSGPLLPAISKTINDNGLITSAVLSGNRNFEGRVSPDVQANYLASPPLVVAHALMGTVRKDLTKEPLGRDSDGQLVYLKDIWPTSKEIQEFIEENVTRKIFVEKYADVFKGDENWQKVQVPSGVTYSWDDQSTYVRNPPYFDGMLKVPGALEDIKNARILGLFGDKITTDHISPAGSIKIDSPAGQYLTDHGVKMVDFNQYGTRRGNHEVMMRGTFANIRIRNFMLGASGREGGYTVHYPSKEETTIYDAAMAYKQEEVPLVIFAGIEYGNGSSRDWAAKGTNLLGVKAVIAQSFERIHRSNLVGMGIVPFVFEADASWQSLGLKGDEQITIEGIDNLKPRQKTTATITFSDGMVKTVPLLCRVDTEDELDYLHHGGILHYVLRNLAV